From Crassaminicella indica, one genomic window encodes:
- the pstC gene encoding phosphate ABC transporter permease subunit PstC, translated as MKKYEKIIESILLICAVVATLSVFLITLFIFKEGLPILKEYGITNFLFGKTWSPTNGYYGAFPMIIGSISVTLGALIIGVPMGITCAVFLAEIAPKHIVKVFKPAIELLAGIPSVVYGFFGLSILVPFIRIHILPIVQKLNPDAYTSGYSILAGAIILAVMILPTIVNVSENAIRSVPVEYKQGSIALGASHFETITKVIIPAARSGIIASVVLGMGRAVGETMAVILITGNMPKVPGSLLDSVSTLTGTIAMEMGYATPMHQKALFATGIILFMFIMLLNITATGTMKRLGAK; from the coding sequence ATGAAGAAGTATGAAAAAATTATTGAAAGCATTCTCTTGATTTGTGCAGTAGTGGCAACTTTATCTGTATTTTTAATCACTTTATTTATTTTTAAAGAAGGTTTACCAATACTTAAAGAGTATGGTATAACAAATTTTTTATTTGGAAAAACATGGAGTCCAACAAATGGTTATTATGGTGCATTTCCTATGATTATAGGGTCAATATCAGTAACTTTAGGGGCTTTGATAATAGGCGTTCCTATGGGGATAACTTGTGCAGTGTTTTTAGCTGAAATAGCTCCAAAGCATATTGTAAAAGTATTTAAACCTGCGATTGAATTATTAGCAGGAATACCATCTGTCGTATATGGATTTTTTGGATTATCTATTCTTGTTCCTTTTATAAGAATACACATATTGCCGATTGTACAAAAATTAAATCCAGATGCTTATACATCCGGATATAGTATTTTAGCGGGAGCTATTATTCTTGCTGTTATGATTTTACCAACTATTGTAAATGTTTCTGAAAACGCAATAAGATCTGTACCAGTTGAGTATAAGCAAGGTTCTATTGCTTTAGGTGCATCTCATTTTGAAACTATTACAAAAGTAATTATCCCTGCAGCAAGATCTGGTATTATAGCTTCTGTTGTTTTAGGAATGGGAAGGGCTGTTGGAGAAACAATGGCTGTAATTCTTATTACAGGAAATATGCCTAAAGTTCCAGGAAGCTTATTAGATTCTGTTTCTACATTAACAGGAACAATTGCAATGGAGATGGGATATGCAACTCCTATGCATCAAAAGGCATTGTTTGCTACTGGGATTATATTGTTTATGTTTATTATGCTGTTGAATATTACTGCAACAGGAACAATGAAAAGACTGGGGGCGAAGTAG
- the pstA gene encoding phosphate ABC transporter permease PstA: MVVNTKVHIGKIAIKKKNLNLKEKIAYLWVYFAVTLTTLILLSIIGYVLLNGVKHINIDFFIKEPKSMGRSGGIFSIIAGTIYLSIVSIAIATPIGVCAAIYLTEYAKDNKFVKLIRFGIEILAGIPSIIFGLFGFVFFVIFLKLRWSILSGGLTLALMILPTLIRATEESIKTVPQSYREGSLALGATKWETIVKVVLPSSISGILTGLILGIGRAIGETAAVMLTAGSALGLPKTIMDPARTMSVHLYLLASEGISKEKTFATASVLIVLVLLINFLANMIVNKYMKSTRTAS; encoded by the coding sequence ATGGTTGTAAATACAAAGGTTCATATAGGAAAAATAGCAATAAAAAAGAAAAATTTAAACTTAAAAGAAAAAATAGCTTATTTATGGGTATATTTTGCAGTAACATTGACGACTTTAATCTTGTTATCCATTATTGGATATGTGCTTTTAAATGGTGTAAAGCATATAAATATAGACTTTTTTATAAAAGAGCCTAAAAGTATGGGAAGAAGTGGTGGAATTTTTTCTATTATTGCTGGAACTATATATTTAAGTATTGTGTCTATTGCTATAGCTACACCAATAGGAGTTTGTGCAGCTATATATTTAACAGAATATGCTAAAGATAATAAGTTTGTAAAGCTTATAAGATTTGGCATTGAAATATTAGCAGGAATTCCTTCTATTATATTTGGATTATTCGGATTTGTGTTTTTTGTAATATTTTTAAAGTTAAGATGGTCAATTTTATCAGGGGGATTAACACTTGCATTGATGATTTTGCCAACACTTATTCGTGCTACTGAAGAATCTATTAAAACAGTTCCTCAATCATATAGAGAAGGTAGTTTAGCTCTTGGAGCTACTAAGTGGGAAACAATTGTAAAGGTTGTATTACCAAGTAGTATATCAGGTATATTAACAGGATTAATATTAGGAATTGGTAGAGCTATAGGAGAAACTGCTGCAGTTATGCTGACTGCAGGGAGTGCTTTAGGATTACCAAAAACAATTATGGATCCAGCTAGAACCATGTCTGTTCATTTATACCTATTAGCTTCAGAAGGGATATCAAAGGAAAAAACTTTTGCAACAGCATCAGTACTGATTGTACTCGTTTTATTAATCAATTTTTTAGCAAATATGATTGTAAATAAATATATGAAAAGCACTAGGACTGCATCTTAG
- the der gene encoding ribosome biogenesis GTPase Der produces the protein MAKPVVAIVGRPNVGKSTFFNKLAGKRIAIVEDKPGVTRDRIYTEVEWLNHSFTLIDTGGLEPESKDIILSQMRNQAKIAIQTADVIVFMVDGRAGLVAADEEIGNLLRRTGKPVLLVVNKVDTSKLPDSFYDFYQLGLGDPFPISSTNALGLGDLLDEIIARFPEKQDEDYEEDTIKVAVIGKPNVGKSSIINTILGEERVIVSDIAGTTRDAIDTPFTHGEDKYVFIDTAGIRRKSRVNEDIEKYSVVRSLNAIERANVCMLMIDATEGVTEQDKKIAGYAHEEGKASVIVVNKWDLVQKETNTMNQYIKDIRKELAFMPYAPILFVSAVTKQRVNQILETIKFISNQHSMRVPTGRLNDVIGEAILLNQPPSDKGKRLKIFYVTQISVRPPKFVIFVNNRELTHFSYTRYIENKIREAFGFEGTPMSILYREKGEDI, from the coding sequence ATGGCTAAGCCAGTTGTAGCAATAGTGGGAAGACCTAATGTAGGAAAATCCACTTTTTTTAATAAACTTGCTGGAAAAAGGATTGCTATTGTAGAAGATAAACCAGGAGTTACAAGGGATAGAATTTATACAGAGGTTGAATGGTTAAATCATTCCTTTACTTTAATTGATACAGGAGGATTAGAGCCTGAATCAAAGGATATTATATTATCTCAAATGAGAAATCAAGCAAAAATTGCTATTCAAACAGCAGATGTTATTGTTTTTATGGTGGATGGAAGAGCTGGACTTGTGGCTGCAGATGAGGAAATAGGAAATTTACTTAGAAGAACAGGCAAGCCTGTACTTTTAGTAGTAAATAAAGTTGATACAAGCAAATTGCCAGATTCATTTTATGATTTTTATCAATTAGGATTAGGCGATCCTTTTCCTATATCTTCAACAAATGCATTAGGATTAGGGGATTTGTTAGATGAGATTATTGCAAGATTTCCAGAAAAACAAGATGAAGATTATGAAGAGGATACTATAAAGGTAGCAGTTATTGGAAAGCCGAATGTTGGAAAATCCTCTATCATTAATACAATTTTAGGAGAAGAAAGAGTTATCGTAAGTGATATTGCAGGTACTACAAGAGATGCTATTGATACGCCATTTACTCATGGTGAAGATAAATATGTGTTTATTGATACAGCAGGAATAAGAAGAAAAAGTAGAGTAAATGAAGATATTGAAAAATATAGTGTTGTTAGATCACTTAATGCAATAGAGAGAGCAAATGTATGTATGCTTATGATTGATGCTACGGAAGGTGTAACAGAACAAGATAAAAAAATAGCAGGTTATGCTCATGAAGAAGGAAAAGCTAGTGTGATTGTTGTAAATAAATGGGATTTAGTACAAAAAGAGACAAATACCATGAATCAATATATTAAGGATATAAGAAAGGAATTGGCTTTTATGCCTTATGCACCAATTCTTTTTGTATCAGCAGTTACAAAACAAAGAGTTAATCAAATTCTTGAAACAATAAAATTTATTTCTAATCAGCATTCAATGAGAGTGCCAACAGGTAGATTAAATGATGTAATTGGAGAAGCAATATTATTAAATCAGCCACCATCAGATAAAGGAAAGAGACTTAAGATATTCTATGTTACACAAATTTCTGTGAGACCGCCTAAATTCGTTATTTTTGTAAATAATAGAGAGCTTACTCATTTTTCTTATACTAGATATATTGAGAATAAGATTAGAGAAGCCTTTGGCTTTGAAGGAACTCCAATGAGTATATTGTATAGAGAAAAGGGTGAAGATATATAA
- a CDS encoding YIEGIA family protein yields MNKFGVQIIVSIIMGLLARIYMIRIDQRQYPSYPQGLISHLTLGVIAASLGAVALPALVQKEYSAVTFLALAAQQFRDVRNMERQSLDNIEGTELVPRGTAYIEDIAKAFEARNYMVIITSLMTSITIYFIKIIKFPMYLQIFFGILVGSITALILKRLLSRQLIMEIATVRPAHIHFNGPLLMVNDVVIMNIGLKGSRKIYEETGIAVEIIPNDANARATLANIGQRQAIQHNATIQLGIRKDVDEPDFTPIARRNPHNGNIVMAIIPMEPNIDLLVEAVNKTPVLETAKRKPLESKKGPIKNNKLKGEL; encoded by the coding sequence ATGAACAAATTTGGCGTTCAAATTATTGTATCTATTATTATGGGATTATTAGCAAGAATTTATATGATTCGAATTGATCAAAGACAATATCCTAGCTATCCACAGGGATTAATTTCTCACCTAACGTTAGGAGTGATTGCAGCATCTCTTGGAGCTGTAGCATTGCCTGCTTTGGTACAAAAGGAGTATAGTGCAGTGACTTTTTTGGCTTTAGCTGCACAACAGTTTAGAGATGTTCGCAATATGGAAAGACAAAGTCTTGACAACATAGAAGGAACAGAGTTGGTTCCACGAGGAACAGCTTATATAGAAGATATTGCAAAGGCTTTTGAAGCAAGAAACTATATGGTCATTATTACTTCACTCATGACAAGTATTACAATCTATTTTATAAAGATAATAAAATTTCCTATGTATTTACAAATATTTTTTGGGATATTGGTCGGTTCTATTACAGCATTAATATTAAAAAGGTTATTATCAAGGCAATTAATTATGGAAATAGCAACGGTAAGGCCTGCACATATTCATTTTAATGGTCCTTTACTTATGGTAAATGATGTTGTGATTATGAATATAGGACTAAAAGGATCAAGAAAAATTTATGAAGAAACGGGAATTGCTGTGGAAATAATACCCAATGATGCAAATGCGAGAGCGACTCTTGCAAACATTGGTCAAAGACAAGCAATACAGCATAACGCTACAATTCAATTAGGTATTCGAAAGGATGTGGATGAACCAGATTTTACACCTATTGCTAGAAGAAATCCTCATAATGGAAATATTGTTATGGCGATTATTCCTATGGAACCGAATATAGATTTATTAGTAGAGGCAGTAAACAAAACACCTGTTCTTGAAACTGCAAAAAGAAAGCCTTTAGAATCAAAGAAAGGGCCAATAAAAAATAATAAGTTGAAAGGAGAACTTTAA
- a CDS encoding capping complex subunit for YIEGIA, which produces MDFGIKDNIIAIITTDRSMVSTTTVPVFYAKTEEQKEKIALLVSKITMGMVHDLENGSYVIVKH; this is translated from the coding sequence ATGGATTTTGGGATTAAAGACAATATTATTGCAATTATAACTACTGATAGAAGTATGGTATCTACAACAACAGTACCTGTATTTTATGCAAAGACAGAAGAACAGAAAGAAAAAATTGCCCTTTTAGTATCTAAAATAACAATGGGAATGGTACATGATCTTGAAAATGGTTCTTATGTTATTGTGAAGCATTAA
- a CDS encoding DUF512 domain-containing protein, whose protein sequence is MEEQEQKNIISKIYPKSKAQKLGIEKGDKLLKINNEPIEDIIEYMFLTADEYLEIEIEKKDGCIKKYTVYKDFDEELGIEFKNPIIDKARSCKNKCIFCFIDQLPKNMRKTLYFKDDDSRLSFLQGNFITLTNMSDYDLEKIIRYRISPINISIHTTDPELRVKMLNNKHAKNIYERLQKLANAGISMNGQIVLCRDINDKENLDKTIKDLSNLYPNIHSLAIVPVGITKFREGLYPLTIFDRESATQVIKQVEEWQNHLLKKINTRFVYLSDEFYVLANKKLPDYDEYEGFPQIENGVGLMTKFEDEMINYLKKLSARNIEKKVSIATGKSAKAFISRLCKEIEKKFHGLKINVFEIKNKFFGETITVAGLITGTDLIEQLKDEDLGEALIISSCMLKRDEPIFLDDLSVEDLEKALNIKVIVSKVDGKDFVDKIIQ, encoded by the coding sequence GTGGAAGAACAAGAGCAAAAAAATATTATTTCAAAGATTTATCCAAAAAGCAAAGCACAGAAATTAGGTATAGAAAAGGGCGATAAACTGCTAAAAATAAATAATGAGCCTATTGAAGATATTATTGAATATATGTTTTTGACAGCAGATGAGTATTTAGAAATTGAAATTGAAAAAAAAGATGGATGCATCAAAAAATATACAGTATACAAAGATTTTGATGAAGAATTAGGAATTGAGTTTAAAAATCCAATTATTGATAAAGCAAGAAGCTGTAAGAACAAATGTATATTTTGTTTTATAGATCAATTGCCTAAAAATATGAGAAAAACTTTATACTTTAAGGATGATGATTCGAGACTTTCTTTTCTTCAAGGAAATTTTATTACACTGACTAATATGTCTGATTATGATCTTGAAAAGATTATAAGATATAGAATTAGTCCTATAAATATTTCTATACATACTACAGACCCAGAATTACGGGTGAAAATGTTAAATAATAAACATGCAAAAAACATTTATGAAAGGTTGCAAAAGCTTGCAAATGCAGGGATTAGCATGAATGGACAGATAGTTTTATGTAGAGATATAAATGATAAAGAAAATTTAGATAAAACCATTAAGGATTTATCTAATCTTTATCCAAATATACATAGTTTAGCCATTGTCCCTGTAGGGATTACTAAATTTAGAGAAGGATTATATCCTCTGACTATTTTTGATCGGGAATCAGCAACACAAGTGATAAAACAGGTAGAAGAGTGGCAAAACCACTTATTAAAGAAAATAAATACTCGCTTTGTATATTTATCTGATGAATTTTATGTTCTTGCAAATAAGAAGCTTCCTGATTATGATGAGTATGAGGGGTTTCCTCAGATAGAAAACGGCGTAGGGCTTATGACAAAATTTGAAGATGAAATGATTAATTATTTAAAAAAATTGAGTGCAAGGAATATAGAAAAAAAAGTGAGCATTGCTACTGGAAAATCTGCCAAAGCTTTTATAAGTAGGTTATGCAAGGAAATCGAAAAAAAATTTCATGGCTTAAAGATTAATGTGTTTGAAATAAAAAATAAATTTTTTGGAGAGACAATTACTGTAGCAGGTTTAATTACAGGAACAGATTTAATTGAACAATTAAAAGATGAAGATTTAGGAGAAGCATTAATTATATCATCATGTATGTTAAAGAGAGATGAACCAATTTTTTTAGATGATTTATCAGTAGAAGATTTAGAAAAAGCATTAAACATAAAAGTAATAGTTTCAAAAGTAGATGGAAAAGATTTTGTTGATAAAATAATACAATAA
- the spoIVA gene encoding stage IV sporulation protein A gives MERFDIYKDIAERTQGDIYIGVVGPVRTGKSTFIKRFMELLVLPNIENAYRKERAKDELPQSGAGKTIMTTEPKFVPNEAIELTLKDNAKFKVRLVDCVGYLVKGAMGHEENGKPRMVTTPWYEKEIPFVEAAEIGTKKVIKDHSTIGLVITTDGTITDIDRNSYIEAEERVIKELKDMNKPFVVIVNSLNPQAEETIILKKQLEEKYNVPVVATDCAKMNIEDINDILENVLFEFPIKEINITLPGWVEGLETTHWLKDKIIYSVKQWSQEVRKINDIRNAVGKFLDMDVIAEAGLSDIALGEGIAHIEMKTQDGLFYNILEEITGYKIEGDHQLLGLIKEFSRAKKEYDRVEKALKDVKDTGYGLVSPRLEELELKEPEIFKHGNRFGVKLRANAPSLHLIRTDITTEVSPIVGTEKESEELLKYLLDEFKSDPKKIWETNMFGKSLHDMVKEQLEHKLFMMPEDARNKMQKTLQKIINDGSGGLICIIL, from the coding sequence ATGGAAAGATTCGATATATATAAAGATATTGCAGAAAGGACGCAGGGGGATATTTATATAGGGGTTGTAGGACCAGTACGAACAGGAAAGTCAACATTTATAAAAAGGTTTATGGAATTATTGGTTTTACCTAATATTGAAAATGCATACAGAAAAGAAAGAGCTAAAGATGAATTGCCACAAAGTGGAGCAGGAAAAACCATTATGACAACAGAGCCTAAATTTGTACCAAATGAAGCTATAGAATTAACTTTAAAAGACAATGCTAAGTTCAAAGTAAGACTTGTAGACTGTGTAGGTTATTTAGTAAAGGGTGCAATGGGACATGAAGAAAATGGAAAACCTAGAATGGTAACAACACCCTGGTATGAGAAGGAGATTCCTTTTGTAGAAGCTGCAGAAATAGGAACAAAAAAAGTTATTAAAGATCATTCAACAATAGGTTTAGTCATTACAACAGATGGGACTATAACGGATATTGATAGAAATAGTTACATAGAAGCAGAGGAAAGAGTAATTAAAGAGTTAAAAGATATGAATAAGCCCTTTGTTGTAATTGTAAACTCTTTAAATCCTCAAGCTGAAGAAACAATCATACTAAAAAAACAATTAGAAGAAAAATATAATGTGCCAGTTGTAGCAACTGATTGTGCAAAGATGAACATAGAAGATATCAATGATATATTAGAGAATGTTTTATTTGAATTTCCAATCAAGGAAATCAATATTACACTGCCAGGATGGGTTGAAGGGTTAGAAACAACTCATTGGCTTAAGGATAAGATCATTTATTCTGTAAAACAGTGGAGTCAAGAGGTTAGGAAAATAAATGATATAAGAAATGCAGTAGGAAAATTTTTGGATATGGATGTAATAGCTGAAGCAGGTCTTAGTGATATTGCTTTAGGAGAAGGAATTGCCCATATTGAAATGAAAACACAAGACGGATTATTCTACAATATTTTAGAAGAAATAACTGGCTATAAAATTGAGGGAGATCATCAATTATTAGGACTTATAAAAGAATTCTCAAGAGCAAAGAAAGAATATGATAGAGTAGAAAAAGCGTTAAAGGATGTAAAAGATACAGGGTATGGTTTAGTATCACCAAGATTAGAAGAACTTGAACTAAAAGAACCAGAAATTTTTAAGCATGGCAATAGATTTGGTGTAAAATTAAGAGCGAATGCGCCATCTCTTCATTTGATAAGAACAGATATTACTACTGAAGTCTCTCCAATTGTTGGGACAGAAAAAGAAAGCGAAGAGCTATTAAAATATTTATTAGATGAGTTTAAGTCAGATCCAAAAAAAATATGGGAAACAAATATGTTTGGCAAATCCCTTCATGATATGGTAAAAGAACAGCTAGAGCATAAATTATTTATGATGCCAGAGGATGCAAGAAATAAAATGCAAAAAACACTACAAAAGATTATCAATGATGGAAGTGGTGGTTTGATTTGTATCATCCTATAG
- a CDS encoding phosphate ABC transporter substrate-binding protein — protein sequence MKKLLSLALVCMLVIVMLAGCTSNGEPVQEKTGENTLSGKIVIAGSTSVQPLSEELAAVFMEKYPEVAVEVQGGGSSVGVKSAVDKIADIGAASREIKESEKEFGLTEYVIAKDGIAVVVNPFNEVEDLTLEQIKKIFTGEITNWKEVGGKDQAITVVSREEGSGTRGAFVEITKVQKKDAEGKKVDKTTVNALVQPSTGAVKQTVANTPAAIGYISMGAVDDTVKPVKVEGVEATEENAKAGTYKITRPFLYLTKGDESEIVKAYIEFVLNEGQEIVKEEFISVK from the coding sequence TACAAGAGAAAACAGGAGAAAACACGTTATCAGGAAAAATCGTTATTGCAGGTTCTACATCTGTACAGCCATTATCAGAAGAGTTAGCAGCAGTATTTATGGAAAAATATCCAGAAGTAGCTGTAGAAGTACAAGGTGGGGGTTCAAGTGTTGGTGTAAAATCAGCAGTAGATAAAATTGCTGATATTGGTGCTGCTTCCAGAGAAATTAAAGAATCAGAAAAGGAATTTGGATTAACAGAGTATGTTATCGCAAAGGATGGAATTGCTGTTGTAGTCAATCCATTTAATGAAGTAGAAGATCTAACATTAGAACAAATAAAGAAAATATTTACTGGAGAAATCACAAATTGGAAAGAGGTTGGAGGAAAGGATCAAGCAATAACAGTTGTAAGTAGAGAAGAAGGTTCAGGTACAAGAGGGGCATTTGTAGAAATTACAAAAGTACAAAAAAAGGATGCAGAAGGCAAAAAAGTTGACAAGACTACTGTAAATGCATTGGTTCAACCTTCAACAGGTGCTGTAAAACAAACGGTAGCAAACACGCCTGCTGCAATTGGATATATTTCAATGGGGGCAGTAGATGATACAGTAAAACCTGTAAAAGTAGAAGGTGTAGAAGCAACAGAAGAAAATGCTAAAGCAGGGACTTATAAGATCACAAGACCTTTCTTATATTTAACGAAGGGTGATGAATCAGAAATTGTTAAAGCTTATATTGAGTTTGTTTTAAATGAAGGACAAGAAATTGTAAAAGAGGAATTTATCTCAGTAAAATAA
- a CDS encoding NAD(P)H-dependent glycerol-3-phosphate dehydrogenase has protein sequence MKSSISVIGAGSWGTALAISLSKKGHYVNLWMRNEEQFFQIKKTRENIKYLPGVILPDNIEIFNDICDAVKASDIILLTVSSQAVRKVIRSFKDIVREDQIIVNAAKGLENTTLLRISEVVKEELPRNSFAVLSGPSHAEEVCRDMPTTLVVASYEKNVAEYIQDVFISPKLRVYTNPDVIGVELGGALKNVIALGAGISDGLGFGDNAKAALMTRGITEISRLGQAMGADLNTFAGLTGIGDLIVTCTSMHSRNRRCGIQIGQGKKLKDAVRSIGMVVEGVVTTEVAYKLSKKYEVEMPIATEIYNILYNNSDVREAVVNLMMRSRTHEIEEVAQNKKFEW, from the coding sequence ATGAAATCAAGTATTAGTGTGATTGGAGCAGGAAGCTGGGGTACGGCTTTAGCTATTTCTCTTTCTAAAAAGGGACATTATGTGAATTTATGGATGAGAAATGAAGAACAATTTTTTCAAATAAAAAAAACAAGAGAAAATATTAAGTATTTACCAGGAGTGATTCTACCAGATAATATCGAGATATTTAACGATATCTGTGATGCTGTAAAAGCTTCAGATATTATATTATTAACAGTTTCTTCTCAAGCTGTAAGAAAAGTAATTAGAAGCTTTAAAGATATAGTGCGTGAAGATCAGATTATTGTAAATGCAGCAAAAGGATTAGAAAACACTACCCTTCTTAGAATATCAGAAGTAGTAAAAGAAGAGCTTCCAAGAAATTCTTTTGCAGTTTTGTCTGGGCCTTCTCATGCTGAGGAAGTGTGTAGAGATATGCCGACTACATTAGTTGTTGCATCTTATGAAAAAAATGTTGCAGAGTACATACAAGATGTGTTTATATCTCCTAAATTAAGAGTGTATACAAATCCAGATGTTATTGGTGTTGAGCTTGGTGGGGCCCTTAAAAATGTCATTGCTTTAGGAGCAGGAATATCTGATGGTTTAGGATTTGGAGATAATGCAAAAGCTGCTCTTATGACTAGAGGGATTACTGAGATATCAAGACTTGGTCAAGCGATGGGTGCAGATTTGAATACATTTGCAGGTTTAACAGGTATTGGAGATTTAATTGTAACCTGTACAAGTATGCATAGTAGAAATAGAAGATGCGGTATTCAAATCGGACAAGGAAAAAAGCTAAAAGATGCAGTGCGGTCAATAGGTATGGTAGTGGAAGGTGTTGTTACTACAGAGGTTGCCTATAAACTATCTAAAAAATATGAAGTAGAAATGCCGATTGCAACTGAAATTTATAATATACTTTATAATAATAGCGATGTGAGAGAAGCTGTAGTAAACTTAATGATGAGAAGTAGAACACATGAGATTGAAGAAGTAGCTCAAAATAAAAAATTTGAATGGTAA
- the pstB gene encoding phosphate ABC transporter ATP-binding protein PstB: MLNNTKIMVRNLNLFYGEFQALKDINIDIKENKITALIGPSGCGKSTFLRTLNRMNDLIDHVRINGQILLDGLDIYDSQCDLITLRRNVGMVFQKPNPFPKTVYENIAYGPKIHGIKEKSTLDEIVEKSLRGAALWDEVKDRLDKPALGLSGGQQQRLCIARCLAVEPDVILMDEPTSALDPISTLKIENLLEELKKDYTIVIVTHNMQQAGRVSDETAFFLNGEIIEMNLTDSIFSKPKDKRTKDYITGRFG; the protein is encoded by the coding sequence ATGTTAAACAATACTAAGATTATGGTGAGAAATTTAAATCTTTTTTATGGAGAATTTCAAGCATTAAAAGATATCAATATAGATATTAAAGAAAACAAGATTACGGCTCTTATAGGTCCTTCAGGATGTGGCAAATCAACATTTTTAAGAACTTTAAATAGAATGAATGATTTAATAGATCATGTAAGGATTAATGGGCAAATTCTTTTAGATGGATTAGATATTTATGATTCTCAATGTGATTTGATTACTTTGAGAAGAAATGTAGGAATGGTTTTTCAAAAGCCTAATCCCTTTCCTAAAACAGTATATGAAAACATAGCTTATGGACCTAAAATACATGGTATAAAAGAAAAATCAACTTTAGATGAAATTGTAGAAAAAAGTTTAAGAGGAGCAGCCCTTTGGGATGAAGTGAAAGATCGATTAGATAAACCAGCCTTAGGATTATCTGGTGGACAGCAGCAAAGATTATGCATAGCAAGGTGTTTAGCTGTTGAACCAGATGTCATCTTAATGGATGAACCAACTTCAGCACTAGATCCTATATCTACGCTAAAGATTGAGAATCTATTAGAGGAGTTGAAAAAAGATTATACAATTGTTATTGTTACACATAATATGCAGCAGGCAGGAAGGGTATCAGATGAAACAGCTTTCTTCCTTAATGGAGAGATTATCGAGATGAATTTAACAGATAGTATTTTTTCTAAACCAAAAGATAAAAGAACGAAAGATTATATTACAGGAAGATTTGGTTAA